A part of Clostridium novyi genomic DNA contains:
- a CDS encoding competence/damage-inducible protein A, which yields MKAEILAVGTELLLGNIVNTNAQYISKRLADLGIYVYHQSVIGDNAKRLKEAYELAFKRADLVITTGGLGPTKDDLTKEIAFEYLKKDAILHEESFSRIKEFFKKVDRPMGESNKKQAYFPKDAIIMPNNKGTAPGCIIENDKKILAVLPGPPREMKAMFEESLVPYLMKYQDSIFHSKTLRILGIGESSVAEVLDDIIENSKNPTVAPYAKDSEVTLRITAKAKTKDEAEKLILPVENEIKRRLGIAVYADGNVTLEEVIGKMLVDNNITISTVESCTGGLLAGRIVNYPGISSVFNEGMITYSNEAKIKRVKVKKETLEKYGAVSSQTAAEMAEGIAKVTGSNIGISTTGIAGPGGGTKEKPVGLVYVGLYIKGDVKTKELHLVGDRQRVRDHAVIRSLEWLRRELIKKGIK from the coding sequence ATGAAAGCAGAAATATTAGCTGTAGGAACTGAATTATTGCTTGGAAATATAGTAAATACTAATGCTCAATATATATCAAAACGTTTAGCGGATTTAGGGATTTATGTATATCATCAATCTGTTATAGGAGATAATGCTAAAAGATTAAAAGAAGCTTATGAGTTAGCTTTTAAAAGAGCTGATCTTGTAATAACTACAGGAGGACTTGGACCTACTAAAGATGATTTAACAAAAGAAATTGCTTTTGAGTATTTAAAAAAAGACGCAATCTTACATGAGGAATCATTTTCTAGAATAAAAGAGTTTTTTAAAAAGGTAGATAGACCTATGGGAGAAAGCAATAAAAAACAAGCTTATTTTCCAAAGGATGCTATAATTATGCCTAATAACAAAGGTACAGCACCTGGTTGTATTATAGAAAATGATAAAAAGATTTTAGCAGTACTTCCAGGACCTCCAAGGGAAATGAAAGCTATGTTTGAGGAAAGTTTAGTTCCATATCTTATGAAATATCAAGATTCAATATTTCACTCAAAAACCCTTAGAATATTAGGCATTGGGGAAAGTTCAGTTGCTGAGGTTTTAGATGATATAATAGAAAATTCCAAAAATCCAACAGTAGCACCTTATGCAAAAGACAGTGAGGTTACTTTAAGAATAACAGCTAAGGCAAAGACAAAGGATGAGGCTGAAAAATTAATTTTACCTGTGGAAAATGAAATTAAAAGAAGACTTGGAATAGCAGTTTATGCTGACGGTAATGTTACATTAGAAGAAGTAATAGGAAAGATGCTTGTAGATAATAATATAACAATTTCTACAGTAGAATCTTGTACAGGAGGATTACTTGCAGGAAGAATAGTTAATTATCCAGGGATTTCTTCTGTTTTTAATGAAGGAATGATTACTTATAGTAATGAAGCAAAGATAAAAAGAGTAAAGGTTAAAAAAGAAACATTAGAAAAGTACGGCGCTGTAAGTAGCCAAACGGCGGCAGAAATGGCAGAGGGTATTGCAAAAGTTACTGGTAGTAATATTGGTATTTCAACTACTGGTATTGCAGGACCAGGTGGAGGAACAAAGGAAAAACCAGTTGGACTTGTGTATGTAGGGCTTTATATAAAAGGTGATGTAAAAACAAAAGAATTACACTTAGTTGGAGATAGACAAAGGGTAAGAGACCATGCAGTTATAAGATCTTTAGAGTGGCTACGTCGTGAGCTTATAAAAAAAGGAATAAAGTAG
- a CDS encoding sigma factor — protein sequence MDIFNIKLRIKQKQFEKLLNPYLNKLYRIAFSYMKDNSRAEDILQDSIL from the coding sequence TTGGATATATTTAATATTAAATTAAGAATAAAACAAAAACAATTTGAGAAGTTGCTAAATCCTTATTTAAATAAACTTTATAGAATAGCCTTTAGCTATATGAAAGATAACTCTAGAGCTGAAGATATACTTCAAGATTCTATATTATAG
- a CDS encoding sigma-70 family RNA polymerase sigma factor, with protein MLINKCKENLRRNNIIYFEEYNNNSLNISQSPLNQYTNIDTNIDLLNYINGLNDKYKDVIILKYFGDYSIKEISNILEIPEGTVKSRLNFSVKKLKEIMNKEGFFYNEL; from the coding sequence ATACTCATTAACAAATGTAAAGAGAATTTAAGAAGAAACAATATAATTTACTTTGAAGAATATAATAATAACTCATTAAATATATCTCAAAGTCCCTTAAATCAATATACAAATATCGATACTAATATTGATCTATTAAACTACATTAATGGTTTAAATGATAAATATAAAGATGTTATTATATTAAAATATTTCGGTGATTACTCCATTAAAGAAATTTCAAATATTCTTGAAATCCCTGAAGGAACTGTTAAATCAAGACTTAATTTTTCTGTGAAAAAACTTAAAGAAATCATGAATAAGGAGGGATTTTTTTATAATGAATTGTGA
- a CDS encoding DUF4179 domain-containing protein has product MNCDYVINNLHEFIYNELDTKKSETLKKHICTCSKCYAEYTKLKKLLVCNIDEINIIKNSIPIPENLSKKIHKKLNKKTKITKNYIIAASLLFIFISIVPSVSAYLSKNKSLNKYIVINNNIVKKLNNGKGTILNESCTMNDIKFTIDAIIEDKNTINILYSVKLLNPKNYNFALPSKFYIQDEFGFKGYLVSNTGTLETTPKDNETKCICSFKKPSIISNKIKIRITCFNKGLYKRNEGNENPYKYINNTYGNWYVEFKLP; this is encoded by the coding sequence ATGAATTGTGATTATGTAATTAATAATTTACATGAATTTATTTATAACGAACTTGATACTAAAAAATCAGAAACTTTAAAAAAACATATTTGTACTTGTTCTAAATGTTATGCAGAATATACTAAATTAAAAAAACTTCTAGTCTGTAATATAGATGAAATAAATATAATTAAAAACTCAATACCTATTCCTGAAAATTTATCTAAAAAGATTCATAAAAAACTTAATAAAAAAACAAAAATTACTAAAAACTATATAATAGCAGCCTCTTTATTATTTATATTTATATCTATAGTTCCATCTGTTAGTGCATATTTAAGTAAAAATAAATCTTTGAATAAATATATAGTTATAAATAATAACATTGTTAAAAAACTTAATAATGGTAAAGGTACTATTCTAAATGAATCTTGTACCATGAATGATATTAAATTTACCATTGATGCAATAATTGAAGACAAAAACACTATAAACATATTATATTCAGTAAAATTACTTAATCCTAAAAATTATAATTTCGCACTACCAAGTAAATTTTATATACAAGATGAATTTGGATTTAAGGGATATTTAGTTTCTAATACCGGAACCCTTGAAACTACACCTAAAGATAACGAAACTAAATGTATTTGTTCCTTTAAAAAACCTTCTATTATTTCTAATAAAATTAAAATTAGGATAACTTGTTTTAATAAAGGATTATATAAAAGAAATGAAGGCAATGAAAATCCATATAAATATATTAATAACACCTATGGCAATTGGTATGTAGAATTTAAATTGCCATAA
- a CDS encoding amidase domain-containing protein, producing MSEYYKYEIKNLNLNYNRNLAIEYAKKYALKPNTWEYPYFEDNDCANFISQVLRAGGMPQEGTSWDKLESWFCRTTSTKDLNNISITWRAARYFRRYWGNENGFGLNKAAIYIESTAEKVLYNFNEIYKFLKIGDVVQYGNTNNKFPYHTQVIVNKGYNWLLGLNDLFMAQHTENGINISFYDYLSKFYDKDIKPVYIYKMKAD from the coding sequence ATGAGTGAATATTATAAATATGAAATAAAAAATTTAAATTTGAATTATAATAGAAATTTAGCAATAGAATATGCTAAAAAATATGCTTTAAAACCTAACACCTGGGAGTATCCTTATTTTGAGGATAATGATTGTGCAAATTTTATTTCACAGGTACTAAGGGCTGGTGGTATGCCCCAGGAAGGAACTAGTTGGGATAAATTAGAATCATGGTTTTGCCGCACTACAAGTACAAAAGATTTAAATAATATATCTATTACATGGAGGGCTGCAAGGTATTTTAGAAGATATTGGGGTAATGAGAATGGATTTGGTTTAAATAAAGCTGCTATATATATAGAAAGTACAGCAGAGAAAGTATTGTATAATTTTAATGAAATATATAAATTTTTAAAAATAGGGGATGTAGTTCAGTATGGAAATACTAATAACAAGTTTCCATATCATACCCAAGTAATAGTAAATAAAGGGTATAACTGGTTATTGGGACTAAATGATTTGTTTATGGCTCAACATACAGAGAATGGAATTAATATATCTTTCTATGATTATTTAAGTAAATTTTATGATAAAGATATAAAACCAGTATATATTTATAAAATGAAAGCAGATTAG
- a CDS encoding amino acid ABC transporter ATP-binding protein, whose translation MIKVENLYKSFGELEVLKGVNAHIKKGEVVVVIGPSGSGKSTFLRCLNLLEEPTSGDIIFEGKSIISKNNDINIQRQKMGMVFQQFNLFPNLNILDNITLAPVKLNKLSKKDAKDVALKLLDSVGLKDKAKSYPNQLSGGQKQRIAIARALAMSPDVMLFDEPTSALDPEMVGEVLGVMKKLAKEGMTMVVVTHEMGFAREVADRVIFMDGGVVVEDGSPEEIFTYPKEERTKSFLSKVL comes from the coding sequence GTGATTAAGGTAGAAAATCTTTATAAAAGTTTTGGAGAATTAGAAGTTCTAAAAGGGGTAAATGCCCATATAAAAAAAGGTGAAGTTGTTGTAGTAATAGGACCCTCTGGTTCAGGAAAAAGTACATTTTTAAGATGCCTTAATCTTTTAGAAGAACCTACCTCTGGAGATATAATTTTTGAAGGAAAATCTATTATATCGAAGAATAATGATATAAATATTCAAAGGCAGAAGATGGGAATGGTATTTCAACAGTTTAATCTTTTTCCAAATTTGAATATTTTAGATAATATAACACTAGCTCCAGTTAAATTAAACAAACTTTCAAAAAAAGATGCTAAAGATGTTGCATTAAAGTTATTAGACAGTGTAGGACTTAAAGATAAGGCAAAAAGTTATCCTAATCAATTATCAGGGGGTCAAAAACAAAGAATAGCAATAGCAAGGGCTCTTGCTATGTCACCGGATGTAATGTTATTTGACGAGCCTACTTCAGCACTAGATCCAGAAATGGTTGGAGAAGTTTTAGGAGTAATGAAAAAACTTGCAAAAGAAGGAATGACAATGGTTGTTGTAACTCATGAAATGGGATTTGCAAGGGAAGTTGCTGATAGAGTAATATTTATGGATGGTGGAGTTGTAGTAGAAGATGGATCACCAGAAGAGATATTTACTTATCCAAAAGAAGAAAGAACAAAAAGCTTTTTAAGTAAAGTTTTATAA
- a CDS encoding amino acid ABC transporter permease produces the protein MEQINEIKSFLDMYLPFFLKGAGITIILSLITVLLSSIFGTVVALMKLSKIKILKVISTVFIEIVRGTPLLVQVYIFYYGIPEVLEKLGIYLPQVDIMGNDFTGLFMIVITLALNSTAYVAEIIRGGIESINKGQMEAARSLGLTQSMAMRYVIIPQAIKNILPALGNEFITVIKESSIVSVVGIKELMFNAKTASGATLKVFTPYLAAAAIYFVLTFTLSKLLGIFERRMKLSD, from the coding sequence ATGGAACAAATAAATGAAATAAAAAGTTTTTTGGATATGTATTTGCCGTTCTTTTTAAAGGGTGCTGGAATAACGATTATATTATCATTAATAACAGTATTATTGTCATCTATATTTGGAACAGTAGTTGCTTTAATGAAATTGTCTAAAATTAAAATACTTAAGGTCATTTCTACTGTGTTTATAGAGATTGTAAGAGGAACCCCTCTTCTTGTACAAGTGTATATTTTTTATTATGGTATCCCAGAGGTTTTAGAAAAATTAGGTATATACTTACCTCAAGTAGATATAATGGGAAATGATTTTACCGGACTTTTTATGATTGTAATAACACTTGCACTTAATAGTACAGCATATGTAGCGGAAATAATAAGGGGTGGAATAGAATCTATAAATAAAGGTCAAATGGAGGCTGCAAGGTCCCTTGGATTAACTCAAAGTATGGCAATGAGATATGTTATAATTCCTCAAGCTATAAAAAATATACTACCTGCCCTAGGAAATGAGTTTATTACAGTAATAAAAGAATCATCTATAGTATCTGTAGTTGGTATAAAAGAGCTTATGTTTAATGCAAAGACAGCTTCTGGTGCTACATTAAAAGTATTTACACCATATCTTGCAGCAGCTGCTATATATTTTGTATTAACATTTACTCTTTCGAAATTATTAGGAATCTTTGAAAGGAGGATGAAGCTAAGTGATTAA
- a CDS encoding transporter substrate-binding domain-containing protein, with protein sequence MLKGKKLKFIICSLMLTMGATVFVGCGNKNQGKNIPKIEQIKKSGKLVLGTCADYPPYEVHKVKDGKDEIVGFDIDIAKEIAKDLGVKLEIKDMDFDPLVLSVKSGKVDLVLSGMNPTPAREKEIDFSKIYYRAKQSVIIRKDDKDKLKNLETLSGKKIGAQITSLQEKIAKEEIKGANVISLGKVNELVLGLKGKKTDAVIVEEPVAKAYVAKYPELMIANINVGKPNEGSAVGIQKGSKDFLDSVNKTIDRLNSKNEIQKMIDKASEELKELVE encoded by the coding sequence ATGTTAAAAGGAAAGAAATTAAAATTTATAATATGTAGTTTAATGTTAACAATGGGAGCAACGGTATTCGTTGGATGTGGAAATAAAAATCAAGGTAAAAATATTCCAAAGATAGAACAAATAAAAAAATCTGGTAAGTTGGTACTTGGAACTTGTGCAGATTATCCACCTTATGAGGTGCATAAAGTTAAAGATGGAAAAGATGAAATAGTAGGTTTTGATATAGATATTGCAAAAGAGATAGCAAAAGATTTAGGAGTAAAATTAGAAATTAAAGATATGGATTTTGATCCATTAGTGTTATCTGTAAAATCAGGAAAGGTTGATTTAGTTTTATCAGGAATGAATCCAACACCAGCAAGGGAAAAAGAAATAGATTTTTCTAAAATATACTATAGAGCAAAACAAAGTGTAATTATTAGAAAAGATGATAAAGATAAATTGAAAAATCTTGAAACTTTATCAGGTAAAAAGATAGGTGCTCAAATAACTTCTCTTCAAGAGAAAATTGCAAAAGAAGAAATAAAAGGAGCAAATGTAATTTCACTTGGAAAAGTTAATGAGCTTGTATTAGGATTAAAAGGGAAAAAAACAGATGCTGTAATTGTAGAAGAACCAGTTGCAAAAGCTTACGTTGCAAAATATCCAGAGCTTATGATTGCTAATATAAATGTTGGAAAACCTAATGAGGGTTCAGCAGTTGGAATTCAAAAAGGAAGTAAAGACTTTTTAGATTCAGTAAATAAAACTATAGATAGATTGAACTCTAAAAATGAAATACAAAAAATGATTGATAAGGCATCTGAAGAATTAAAGGAATTAGTTGAATAA
- a CDS encoding acetyl-CoA carboxylase carboxyltransferase subunit alpha has translation MLQNEKQVIELKKKIDELQRFSEEQQIDLSSKIQELQLKLQELKKNMYTELSPLDKLTLSRMKERPTALDYIERIFNGFIELHGDRGFKDDPSIVGGIAKFNGIPVTVIGQQKGRDIKENIQRNFGMANPEGYRKALRLMKQAEKFKRPIICFIDTPGAFCGIGAEERGQGEAIAKNLMEMAALKTPIISIVIGEGGSGGALGLSIGDEIWMLEHSVYSVLSPEGFAAILWKDASRVAEAASLMKITAEDLKGYNIIDRVIQEPTGGAHKDLDVMAETIKRELLTVPFIEMKNNINETLQKRYDKYRKIGEYSE, from the coding sequence TTGTTACAAAATGAAAAACAGGTTATTGAACTAAAGAAAAAGATAGATGAACTTCAAAGATTCTCAGAAGAACAACAAATAGATTTATCATCTAAAATACAGGAACTTCAGCTAAAACTACAAGAACTTAAAAAGAATATGTATACTGAGTTATCTCCTTTAGATAAATTAACATTATCTAGAATGAAAGAGCGTCCTACAGCCCTTGATTATATAGAAAGAATTTTTAATGGATTTATAGAATTACATGGTGATAGAGGATTTAAGGATGATCCTAGTATTGTAGGAGGTATTGCCAAATTCAATGGAATACCTGTTACTGTAATAGGACAACAAAAGGGAAGAGATATAAAAGAGAACATACAAAGAAATTTTGGAATGGCAAACCCTGAAGGATATAGAAAAGCTCTAAGGTTAATGAAACAAGCAGAAAAATTCAAAAGACCTATTATATGTTTTATTGATACGCCAGGTGCTTTTTGTGGTATTGGGGCAGAAGAAAGAGGTCAAGGGGAGGCTATTGCTAAAAATTTAATGGAAATGGCTGCACTTAAAACACCTATAATATCTATTGTTATTGGTGAAGGTGGAAGTGGTGGAGCCCTTGGATTATCTATAGGGGATGAAATATGGATGCTAGAGCATAGTGTATATTCAGTGCTTTCTCCGGAAGGATTTGCAGCTATACTATGGAAGGATGCTTCAAGAGTTGCAGAAGCAGCATCTTTAATGAAAATAACAGCTGAAGATTTAAAAGGCTATAATATAATAGATAGAGTTATACAAGAGCCAACAGGGGGAGCCCATAAAGATTTAGATGTAATGGCTGAAACTATAAAGAGAGAATTATTAACAGTACCTTTTATAGAAATGAAAAATAATATAAACGAAACATTACAAAAGAGATATGATAAGTATAGAAAAATTGGAGAGTACTCAGAATAA
- the accD gene encoding acetyl-CoA carboxylase, carboxyltransferase subunit beta, whose protein sequence is MFKINPIFKKNKYITVNAPEDKVTEEKVPNIPEGMWIKCDKCGKILYKKDLDENLKVCKFCGKHYRMNAWERINLVIDTGTFREFAENIKSKNPLDFKGYEEKVKNIQEKTKLNEGVITGFGKIYGKDIVVAAMDSRFMMGSMGSAVGEKIARAIEKATESKLPIIIFTTSGGARMQESMFSLMQMAKTSAAIARHNEAGLLYIPVLTDPTTGGVIASFAMLGDIILSEPGTLIGFAGRRVIEQTIKQKLPDDFQSAEFLLEHGFLDKIVERNNLKKVLYKILDLH, encoded by the coding sequence ATGTTTAAAATTAATCCTATATTTAAGAAAAATAAATACATAACTGTAAACGCTCCTGAAGACAAGGTTACGGAAGAAAAAGTGCCAAATATACCAGAGGGTATGTGGATTAAATGTGATAAGTGTGGCAAAATATTATATAAAAAAGATTTAGATGAAAATCTAAAGGTTTGTAAATTTTGTGGTAAGCATTACAGAATGAACGCTTGGGAAAGAATAAATTTAGTTATAGATACAGGAACTTTTAGAGAATTTGCAGAAAATATAAAATCTAAAAATCCACTTGATTTTAAGGGATATGAAGAAAAGGTAAAAAATATTCAAGAAAAAACAAAGCTTAATGAAGGTGTAATAACAGGATTTGGTAAAATATATGGAAAAGACATTGTAGTAGCTGCAATGGATAGTAGATTTATGATGGGAAGTATGGGATCTGCTGTAGGGGAAAAAATTGCAAGGGCAATTGAAAAAGCTACAGAAAGTAAATTACCTATTATTATCTTTACAACATCTGGTGGAGCAAGAATGCAAGAGAGCATGTTTTCTCTTATGCAGATGGCAAAAACAAGTGCTGCAATAGCAAGGCACAATGAGGCAGGGTTATTATATATACCGGTACTGACAGATCCTACAACAGGAGGAGTTATTGCAAGTTTTGCAATGCTTGGAGATATTATATTATCAGAACCTGGAACATTAATTGGATTTGCAGGTAGAAGGGTTATTGAGCAAACTATAAAGCAAAAATTACCTGATGATTTCCAAAGTGCGGAGTTTCTTTTGGAACATGGATTCTTAGATAAAATAGTTGAAAGAAATAATTTAAAAAAAGTATTATATAAAATCTTAGATTTGCACTAG
- a CDS encoding acetyl-CoA carboxylase biotin carboxylase subunit translates to MFNKILIANRGEIAVRIIRACRELGIETVAVYSDIDKNALHVEMADEAVCIGPAKPSESYLNMENIISATVLTGAQAIHPGFGFLSENSKFAQMCNDCNIVFIGPDIDTMNNMGNKSKAREIMLKAKVPIIPGTEGNVDTVKDALKEAQRIGYPVMIKAAAGGGGRGIRIVRTSEELGKMFETAKREAEVAFGDGSMYMEKFIENPRHVEFQILGDNYGNVVHLGERDCSIQRRNQKVLEETPCPIMTEELRKKMGLVAVKAAKAVNYKGAGTIEFLLDNKGDFYFMEMNTRIQVEHPITEMVTGIDLVKEQIKVASGKELNLKQEDIKFQGHSIECRVNAENPAKGFMPSPGTINITCIPGGLGIRIDSALYQGYKMPPNYDSMIAKLIVHGKNRYEAISKMKRALEEFIIDGINTNISFQFEILNNENFVNGIYNTGFINNEFGY, encoded by the coding sequence ATGTTTAATAAAATTCTAATTGCTAATAGAGGAGAAATTGCTGTAAGAATAATAAGAGCATGCAGAGAACTTGGAATAGAAACAGTGGCTGTATATTCTGATATAGATAAAAATGCTCTTCATGTTGAAATGGCAGATGAGGCTGTTTGTATAGGGCCTGCAAAGCCTAGTGAAAGCTATCTTAATATGGAGAATATAATAAGTGCAACTGTTCTTACAGGAGCACAGGCAATACATCCTGGCTTTGGATTTTTATCAGAGAATAGTAAATTTGCACAGATGTGCAATGACTGTAATATTGTATTTATAGGGCCTGATATTGACACCATGAATAACATGGGTAACAAATCCAAAGCAAGAGAAATAATGTTAAAGGCAAAGGTACCTATTATTCCAGGAACTGAAGGAAATGTAGATACAGTTAAAGATGCATTAAAAGAAGCCCAGAGAATAGGTTATCCTGTAATGATAAAAGCAGCAGCTGGTGGTGGTGGAAGAGGGATAAGAATAGTTAGGACAAGTGAAGAACTTGGTAAAATGTTTGAAACTGCCAAAAGAGAGGCTGAGGTTGCTTTTGGAGATGGTAGCATGTACATGGAAAAGTTCATAGAAAATCCAAGACATGTTGAATTTCAAATATTAGGTGATAACTATGGAAATGTAGTTCATCTTGGAGAAAGAGATTGTTCTATTCAAAGAAGAAATCAAAAGGTTTTAGAAGAAACCCCATGTCCTATAATGACTGAGGAATTAAGAAAAAAAATGGGCTTAGTAGCTGTAAAAGCAGCTAAGGCTGTAAATTATAAAGGTGCTGGAACTATAGAGTTTTTATTAGATAATAAAGGCGATTTTTACTTCATGGAAATGAACACAAGAATACAAGTAGAGCACCCTATAACTGAAATGGTAACAGGAATAGACCTAGTAAAGGAACAAATAAAGGTTGCATCAGGAAAAGAACTTAATTTAAAGCAAGAAGATATAAAGTTTCAAGGTCATTCAATAGAATGTAGAGTTAATGCAGAAAATCCAGCTAAGGGGTTTATGCCGTCACCTGGAACTATAAATATTACCTGTATTCCTGGTGGATTAGGAATTAGAATTGATAGTGCATTATATCAAGGATATAAAATGCCTCCAAATTATGATTCTATGATTGCCAAGTTAATTGTTCATGGAAAAAATAGATATGAAGCAATAAGTAAAATGAAAAGGGCGTTAGAAGAATTTATTATAGATGGAATAAATACAAATATTTCTTTTCAATTTGAAATTTTAAATAATGAAAATTTTGTTAATGGGATATACAATACTGGATTTATAAATAATGAGTTTGGATATTAA
- the fabZ gene encoding 3-hydroxyacyl-ACP dehydratase FabZ encodes MVLGIKEIQEIIPHRYPFLLVDRVEELEPGKRAVGYKNVTMNEYFFQGHFPEEPVMPGVLQIEALAQLGAIALLSMEEFKGKIAYFGGINKAKFRHKVVPGDVLKLEVEIIKMKGPAGIGKAIATVNGKKAAEAEIMFAVGK; translated from the coding sequence ATGGTACTTGGAATAAAAGAAATTCAAGAGATTATACCACATAGATATCCATTTTTACTTGTTGATAGAGTAGAAGAATTAGAACCAGGGAAAAGGGCAGTTGGTTATAAAAATGTTACTATGAATGAATATTTCTTTCAAGGACATTTCCCAGAAGAGCCGGTTATGCCTGGTGTACTTCAAATTGAGGCATTAGCACAACTTGGAGCAATAGCCCTTTTAAGTATGGAAGAATTCAAGGGCAAAATAGCTTATTTTGGAGGCATAAATAAAGCTAAATTCAGACATAAAGTTGTCCCAGGAGATGTACTTAAATTAGAAGTAGAAATTATAAAAATGAAGGGACCTGCTGGAATAGGAAAAGCAATAGCTACTGTTAATGGAAAAAAGGCCGCTGAAGCAGAGATAATGTTTGCAGTAGGAAAGTAG
- the accB gene encoding acetyl-CoA carboxylase biotin carboxyl carrier protein, which translates to MDYKGIQEIIKTMSNSDLTSLEIETQDIRIAMKKGEVKEYISTNKENITRKDSNSVREEETVPVKEVVVERIQETKMDDSVVTISSPIVGTFYSAPSPEDNPFVTRGSKVKKGETLCIIEAMKLMNEIEAEENCEIVEILVENEEMVEYGQPLFKVRI; encoded by the coding sequence ATGGATTATAAAGGAATTCAAGAAATTATAAAAACAATGAGTAATTCAGATCTTACTTCCTTAGAAATAGAAACTCAAGATATTCGTATTGCTATGAAAAAGGGAGAAGTAAAAGAATATATATCCACTAACAAAGAGAATATTACTAGGAAAGATAGTAATTCAGTTAGAGAGGAAGAAACTGTTCCAGTAAAAGAAGTGGTTGTAGAAAGAATTCAAGAAACTAAAATGGATGATAGTGTAGTTACTATAAGTTCTCCTATAGTTGGAACATTTTATTCTGCACCATCTCCTGAGGATAATCCCTTTGTAACTAGAGGAAGTAAAGTTAAAAAAGGAGAAACACTTTGTATAATAGAAGCTATGAAGCTTATGAATGAAATAGAAGCAGAAGAAAACTGTGAAATAGTTGAAATATTAGTGGAAAATGAAGAAATGGTTGAATACGGACAGCCATTATTTAAAGTTAGAATATAG